TTGGCTTCTACGCCTCGCCTGAGTGGAGGCTGGTCTTTGACCTCAATGATTTCGACGAGACCGTACGCGGACCTTTTGAGTGGGACCTCAAACGGCTGGTGGTCAGCGCTGTACTCGCTGGGCGAAACCTGGCTCTGATCAGCCACCAGCCACCAGCGATCAGCAGGGCCGCGTGGCAAGGCGCAGCGCATCGATGTCAACGCTTACATCAACGAGCTGGAGCACCCACCGCTACGGCAGCACGTGCTCAAGGTGAGCGGTAAGGCCAGGGCCCGCACCTGCATAGAAGCGGCTGGCAAACTCTGCGAACGGGGAGCTGATGGGCAATTCCAACTGCGCCATGACCCCCCTCTGTTCTGGCGCCATGTCGTGCTGGATCGCAGGTGGACCTCCGACATCGACTGGCGCGATCTGAGCCAGAAGATGCTGGATTCATACCTGTGCTCCGTCCCTGCCGAGGTACGCCACAGGCTTCAGCACTACCGGCTGGTGGATGCGGCGATGAAGGCTGTGGGCGTGGGTTCGGTGGGCACCCGCTGCGCCATCAGTCTGTTTGTGGGCCCCACCCTGAAGACCTCTTGATCCTCCAGAGCAAGCAGGCAGGAGCGTCGGTGTTTGAGCCCTACGCCACAAGCCCATCACCCCAGCATCACGGCCAGAGGGTGATCGAAGGGCAGCGGCTGATGCAGACCGTGAGCGACCAGTTTCTTGGCTGGACAAGCGGTCTGCAGCGGGATCGCCGTTATTACTGGCGCCTGCTGTGCGACTGGAAAGGGTCGGTGGACCTGGCCAAACTGGATGCCAAGGGTCTGGAGCTCTACGGCGAATTGTGTGGTCGAGCTCTGGCTAAGGCCCACGCGCGTTCGGGGGATCGCCAAGCGATCGCGGCCTGGCTGGCCGCCGGCAAGGTGTTTGACCAGGCTCTGGAGGCCTTTGGCCTGCACTACGCCGATCAAGCCGAACGTGACTACCGGCAATTCATGCAGGCGATCAAGGAAGGCCGACTTGAGGCCAGGATGATCTTCTAAGGCCTTCGGCTGCTGGCTGAGGTTCTGCTGGTACGGGAACGACGATCTCCGTCCGGCGCTGGAAACCTGGATGGGCGAGCAGGAGGAGCAAGCCGGCTGTGTGATCAACCGCACCTACGTGGTGCTGGCGGCTGATGGGGTAAGGGGTTCCACACCCTGGCGGCTGCAGAAATCGCCGGCATCAGCGCGCTGGCTGTCCATCCCAAGAGTGAACGGGCACGAGGCTTTTACGAGCATTTCGGCAATTAGGGTGTCCGCCTGCATGGGGCTGGCTCGAGTGGCCTAGGTCTCTTGGGCCGAAGGCTGGGGTTCCAAAAGCGTCTCCAAGGCCGCTACAGCTGTGGCGAGGCCGTTCTCCGCAGCGAGCTGATCGCGGAGCTGCTCGGCCCTGCAGCGGTAGCTGGGGATCTCCGCCATCGACCGCAGGCACTCCGCCAAGGCTGGGGCCGTGAGCGTGGTGTGGTGATGGGTGGCCGGGCTGACGCCGAGTTCCTCCAGGGTTCGGCCCCAGGCAGGCTGATCTGCGAAGAAAGCCACCACCGTGGAGGGAATCCCACTGCGCAGGGTGGCGGCCGTGGTGCCGGCCCCGCCGTGATGCACGGCGCCACGCAGTT
This genomic window from Cyanobium sp. Tous-M-B4 contains:
- a CDS encoding DUF2252 family protein, with the translated sequence MILQSKQAGASVFEPYATSPSPQHHGQRVIEGQRLMQTVSDQFLGWTSGLQRDRRYYWRLLCDWKGSVDLAKLDAKGLELYGELCGRALAKAHARSGDRQAIAAWLAAGKVFDQALEAFGLHYADQAERDYRQFMQAIKEGRLEARMIF